ACACCCCCACTCAACCTGACAACGCCCTCGGCCCGGTTGTTCAAGCCCTTGTGGGCACGGTGCTCCACGGAGGGCATCACTTCCCGGTGCGCTGCCCCGTACGACCTCAGCTTGTCGGTCACGACCACCCGGGGTACCTGCCCGGTGGAGGTGAGGAGCCGACGGAAGAAACGCCTGGCCGCAGCCTTGTCACGCCGGCTCTGGACCAGGATGTCCAGGACGTTTCCGTCGGCATCGACGGCCCGCCACAAGTACTTCTGCTTCCCGCCGATCTTGATGAACACCTCGTCGAGATGCCACTTGTCGCCGGGCTGCGGGCGCCTGCGGCGCAGCGCGTTGGCGTAGGCCTGGCCGAACTTCAGACACCACCGGCGGATGCTCTCGTACGAGACGATCACGCCCCGCTCGAGCATCATCTCCTCCACCTCACGGAAGCTGAGGGGGAAGCGGAAGTACAGCCACACACAGTGCGAAATGATCTCCACCGGGTAACGGTGATTCGCATACGGCGGCGTGCTGGACGACACGAACCCCACCCCTCACCGGACGGACAACCCGAAGATCACCTCACCCTGCCCCGACAACGTGACAAGGCCCCCAGCAGCTTCTCCCGGCCAGCAGGACTATGAATCAGCCCTGGATCACCGGCGCCGCCGGCATGCCCGCCACAGCCTGAACAACCAGCCGCCGACGGCTTCCTCACGCCCCCAGACGATCACACCACCGACAACGTGACAACGCCCTCCCGAACGACTGCCCGTCCGGCACCTGCGCCGACCGCGCATTCCTCTGAGTATGTCCTGGATTGCACCAACAGTGGTTCGGCAGACGGAAGGTCCCGCACAGCACATGGGAAGCAGAAAGCACAGGGCTTCACGCAAGATGGCATGGGTCGGGGCCGGAACGGCCTCACTGTTGATGTCCATACTCGCGCTCCAGTATGCGAGCGCCGAAACCGGCCGCAGCCAGGTTGCGGAGTTGCCGGTGGCTCCGCCCGACTTCCGGAACGGAAGTTTTGAAAAACCTGCGGTCGGGGGTGGAATCGAGGCGCGTATTCCCGAAGGCTGGTACATGCTCGGCAGCAGCACTCCAAAGATCTATGGAAAAGGTCAGGGAGGAGGTGCTAAAGATGGGGACCAGTTTGTCGTGGTCGATAGTGACCAGCTGAAGCAGAATTTTCCGGCGCAGGCGGGAAACCTGCGGTACAGCTTCTACGTCAAATCCATGCTGAGCGGTGGTACGACACTGAGGTCGACTGTGGGTGACAGTGTCAAGACGACCAGGGTGGAACCCAACAAGTGGACACCCATTACGGGTGAGTTCCATTCCTCGGGCGGTACCCAGGCTGTCCTTCTGGGTGCGGTTGGCCCGGTTGCGATTGACAACCTCAAGATCGAGTACGTGCCCGTGGTCACGGGGACTCCCAGTGCTGTTGAGCCCATGGAGTACGGAGAGAGCCGCACGGTGACGTATGACGTCACTCAGGACGGTGGGGCGCCGGGGCGGGGGGCGCTGTTCACTGTTCCCCTGCCGAAGGGGGTCGACTTCGACAAGGACAAGGTGAAGATCGATCGCATTGTGGACGGAAAGGAGGTTCCTCAGTCGGTCAAGGACGTAAAAGAGATCAACCATTCTCTGGTCGCTCCGATCGGAAGTGCTGGCGACGGTGAGCTGAAAGCCGGTGATCACTACAGGATTTCATACCCGATCCACTTCGGTAGCAAGTCTGACGCTGCCGGGCTCAACGGAAAGTTTGAACTGAAGCCCGATCTCACCCTGGATGGAAAGAAAATTCCGCTGACGGGTGTGAATGTTGATATCGCAACGGCTGATCTGCAATTCTTGGAGGACAGCGGTTTCAATGCCAACTCGTACGTGGTGGGCGACAAGGCCGATCTTGTTACGCACGTAAAGAACGCCGGAAAATTTGCCGCTAAAGACGTCGTCATCAAGGTCGCTCGGCCAACCGAAATCTCCGAGTCTTCGTTCGCGGCGGAGGCGGACGGTCAGGCGTGCGTGCCGGATCAAAATCGCACGGGCCTCGAATGCAAGATCGCAAAGATTGACCCCCAGGGCGATGTGAGCGTGACCTTCTCGGGAACTGTTGGTGCTGTCAGTGCTGACGGCTCTCTCAAGGCGCAGGCCGCCCTCTCGTCGCGCACCATCGATGTGAAACCGGGGGAGAATTCCAGACTGTTCGAGAGCAAGGCAACGAGAAAAGTCGATCTAGAGGTGAAGGCGGACATCCTCAAGGACGGCTCGCCGGTCGGCAACTCGGTGAAGCCCGGCGAGAAGGTATCGCTGAGCGTGACGGCTACGAATCACGGTCCGGCCAGTCCCGCGCAGGTCGACGTAGAAGTGTCGTTGCCCAAGAACGTCGTTCCGGATGAAGAGGTGCCGGGGTACAAGGATGGAATCTGGTCCGTAGGGAAGTTGCCGGCCGGCGAAAGTGCCACGCTGAAGATCCCGGTCACTGTGCCGGCCGACGAGTCGCGGATGGACCTCGGCACCAAGATCGGTTGGTCGTCGGGTGAGGAGTTCGACGAAACCAACCCCAGTAACAACACGTCTTCCAGGGGCGTCCAGGTCGAGCGGAATGCGAAGCTCAACGTTCAGGTGTCGGTCGTTCCTCCCGCCGGCGGTGCGCCGCAGGAGTACGTACCGGGCGACCACGTCACGTACAAGATAGCTGTGAAGAACGACGGTCCGTCCAAGGCCTCGAAGGTGCAGATCACCCACGCCATGCCCACCGGCATGGTGCCGGGCACATGGACCGGTCCGACGGGCACGTCGTACGAGGACGGGGTATGGACCATCCCCGGTATCGCGTCTGAGGACACTGCCGAACTGACGGTCAAGGGGGTCGTCCCCGCCGACGAGGAGAAGACGGTGCACCGAGTGTGCGTCGTAGGGGCCGACATCCCTGACCCGCGCGGTGACTACAAGACGACGTGCGATGACAAGAACGACATCTCGGGTCACATAGCGACGAGTGAGCTGAATGTGGTGCAGCGGGCTGCGGCGCTGCTGACGGTGTCTCCGGACGGGGGCACGGGCAGCCTTCCGCTGCCGGGTCAGAAGGTGTCGTGGACCGTGAAGACGGCGAACCCGGGTGTGTCCAAGGCGCGTGGGCTTGAGTTCGAGGTTCCGGTGCCGGCGGGTGTCGGCGATGCGGAGGCGGCGCCCGGGGAGAACGGGGGGACGTATGAGGGCGGTCTGTGGAAGCCGGCGGATGTGCCGGGCAACGGGCAGGCCGTGCTCAAGATGACGGGTACGGTGCTCCCCGACCACGACAAGCTGGACTATCGGGCGACCGTGAAGGCGTCGACGACGCAGTTGGACGGGAGCAAGGGCAGTAAGGTCGGCGACTCGGTGGAGAAGAGTGTTGACGTGCAGCAGGTCGCGGGTCTCGATGTGTCGATCGCGGCGCTGGACGGCAAGGACACCGTCAAGGTGGGCGAGCAGGCCAAGGTGAAGGTCACGGTGGCCAACAAGGAGGGTCCTTCGA
This window of the Streptomyces sp. NBC_01264 genome carries:
- a CDS encoding CARDB domain-containing protein, giving the protein MSILALQYASAETGRSQVAELPVAPPDFRNGSFEKPAVGGGIEARIPEGWYMLGSSTPKIYGKGQGGGAKDGDQFVVVDSDQLKQNFPAQAGNLRYSFYVKSMLSGGTTLRSTVGDSVKTTRVEPNKWTPITGEFHSSGGTQAVLLGAVGPVAIDNLKIEYVPVVTGTPSAVEPMEYGESRTVTYDVTQDGGAPGRGALFTVPLPKGVDFDKDKVKIDRIVDGKEVPQSVKDVKEINHSLVAPIGSAGDGELKAGDHYRISYPIHFGSKSDAAGLNGKFELKPDLTLDGKKIPLTGVNVDIATADLQFLEDSGFNANSYVVGDKADLVTHVKNAGKFAAKDVVIKVARPTEISESSFAAEADGQACVPDQNRTGLECKIAKIDPQGDVSVTFSGTVGAVSADGSLKAQAALSSRTIDVKPGENSRLFESKATRKVDLEVKADILKDGSPVGNSVKPGEKVSLSVTATNHGPASPAQVDVEVSLPKNVVPDEEVPGYKDGIWSVGKLPAGESATLKIPVTVPADESRMDLGTKIGWSSGEEFDETNPSNNTSSRGVQVERNAKLNVQVSVVPPAGGAPQEYVPGDHVTYKIAVKNDGPSKASKVQITHAMPTGMVPGTWTGPTGTSYEDGVWTIPGIASEDTAELTVKGVVPADEEKTVHRVCVVGADIPDPRGDYKTTCDDKNDISGHIATSELNVVQRAAALLTVSPDGGTGSLPLPGQKVSWTVKTANPGVSKARGLEFEVPVPAGVGDAEAAPGENGGTYEGGLWKPADVPGNGQAVLKMTGTVLPDHDKLDYRATVKASTTQLDGSKGSKVGDSVEKSVDVQQVAGLDVSIAALDGKDTVKVGEQAKVKVTVANKEGPSTARNTVVEVGLPTVNGLTHDGGANFNGEPGGEGYGTWKVGDLKAGEEKSLTLSFTPEEAKEFPFDVLAARSDAANPEECQDICASTRVKATADKPDDPSKPDDQTPPPGDGQQPPADDGGKGDDGGQSLVDQVLASTGSNALWWGGGALGAAGIGAALLIAARRRR